A genomic segment from Papaver somniferum cultivar HN1 unplaced genomic scaffold, ASM357369v1 unplaced-scaffold_3, whole genome shotgun sequence encodes:
- the LOC113341590 gene encoding BTB/POZ and TAZ domain-containing protein 1-like isoform X1: MEPAMKKPTKAISMSKLIGFDQISTKSDQISFEDVKILTSNGLKIFANSIILGSSSKVLEKILDRPSKHQNSVKVIPILGVPCDAVTAFIQFLYSSRCTEEEIDGYGIHLLALSHVFSVQPLKQRCTKGLSTRLMIENVVDVLQLARLCDAPDLYLKCMRFLSKEFKSVKRTEGWKFLRANDAVLELEILQYLDEIESRDKKRSRSKEERGIYLKLSEAMECLEHICTEGCTNVGPYDREPTKKTGPCEKFSTCQGLQGLIKHFAMCEKRMNGGCCRCKRMGQLLKLHASICDQDDHRCKVPLCSRFKLKNQLDRKSNDGRWRLLVKRVACAKTVSSLSSPKMMMLRRKEEDRCQR; encoded by the exons atggaACCAGCTATGAAAAAGCCAACCAAAGCAATTTCTATGTCTAAATTAATTGGATTTGATCAGATTTCAACAAAATCGGATCAAATCTCATTTGAAGATGTTAAGATTCTCACTTCTAATGGACTTAAAATTTTTGCTAACTCAATTATATTG GGCTCAAGTTCTAAAGTATTGGAGAAAATCTTAGATCGACCAAGTAAACATCAGAATTCTGTGAAGGTAATTCCAATTCTTGGAGTTCCTTGTGATGCTGTAACCGCTTTCATACAATTTCTATATTCATCAAGATGcacagaagaagaaattgatggatACGGAATACATCTACTGGCTTTATCACATGTTTTCTCTGTTCAACCACTGAAACAGAGATGTACAAAAGGATTATCAACAAGATTAATGATAGAAAATGTTGTTGATGTTCTTCAACTTGCTAGATTATGTGATGCACCTGATCTTTATTTGAAATGTATGAGATTCTTATCGAAGGAATTCAAATCTGTTAAGAGAACTGAAGGGTGGAAATTCTTAAGAGCCAATGATGCTGTTCTTGAACTCGAAATCTTACAATACCTCGACGAGATCGAATCG AGAGATAAAAAGAGGAGTAGAAGTAAAGAAGAACGGGGTATATATCTAAAGCTAAGCGAAGCGATGGAATGTCTTGAACATATTTGTACAGAAGGTTGTACAAACGTCGGACCATATGATAGAGAGCCAACTAAGAAAACTGGACCATGTGAAAAATTCTCAACTTGCCAAGGTCTACAAGGTTTGATCAAACATTTTGCCATGTGTGAGAAGAGAATGAACGGTGGATGTTGTAGGTGCAAGAGGATGGGGCAACTTCTTAAACTTCATGCTTCTATTTGTGATCAAGATGATCATCGTTGCAAAGTCCCTTTGTGCAG TCGATTCAAATtgaaaaatcaactagacagaaaATCAAATGATGGAAGATGGAGACTACTAGTAAAAAGAGTGGCATGTGCAAAAACTGTATCTTCCTTGTCTTCACCGAAAATGATGATGTtgagaaggaaagaagaagacAGGTGTcaaaggtga